The segment GTGTGCTACTTTGCAAAAGCCTGGCTTCAAAAGGTGTGTGTGTTGTACAAGGGTTTGAGTTGAGAAGAGGCTTGTGAACAGCAGTTGCTGAAATGCAAAGAGCAGCCAAAGCACTTTGCTGAACAGACAATAAACATGCTTTTCTCTCCCGCACTTGGGATAATTGGAGGGTCTTGTCAGCACACATCTCTTGCTTCCTGAGCCCTGTGTGGAGTCTCTGCTCTACAAAACATGGgtgcaaacagcagcaacaaatgTCAGCTCTTTGTTATCAGGCTGTTCTGGGGCCAAGGTCTTACTCAATTCAGTAAGATTAGACTTGGAAGAGCTGCAGTAGAGTGGTTTGTCCCCATCTGAGAGGCATTAGGCAGAAGTTCAGCTGTGCTTCTGCGTAGCTTCAGACCACACTGGAGTCTCCTGTTGGGAGCCATCAGTTGGGCATTAGTCTGGTAGAGTGATCTTACTTCTTTTtacccttctccttctcttcacattcctttctcctctcttcttcaACAACAAACTTTGTGGCAGGGGCTCTTACCAGCTTGTGCCATGTAGGGTGAGCGCAGAGCTCTTTCCCTGAGTGTGGTGTGGCCTCCTGCCCACTTCCTGAGTCAGCTCAAGGGTGAGATCTTCTGGCTTTCTGTGCCTCAGGTGAAGGGCCTGGGGTCTGTTTTCTTTGCCCTCCATGCACTGTGCCACCGATTGGACTGGACACAGGGTTGTGTTAGAGAGGGACATTTGTGGGGTGCATCCTCACATGCAGCACTGCTACTGAACTCTGCAAGCGATCAGGGCTTTCCCCAGCTGATGGGAGCAGCTTTTCAGCCTGGGAGCCAGAATTCCTTGATGGCTTTTCTGTGGAAATAATGCTGAGAGTGGGCAGtttctgtgctctgcctgtACGCAGCCCTCCTCACAGCTTGCCCCAGTGCGCCCTTGTGTGCAGGGTGGTAATGAGAGCCTCAATGTGCTGACTTCTCCAAACTATTGTTTGGAAACTGTAACCAAAGATGCTGTTTCCTCATTAGAATAGTCTTTGTCAGAGAATCTTTAATCAATGGACTCCTAAAAGACAGCATTTTTAGAACTACTTTTTATACCTCCTCTTGGAAATTCTTTGCACTGAACCTTGTGAAGAAACTAATGAGATGCTGTGAGAGTTCGGGCTACCATTAATTAGAGGAGGTCTGAAGAAGTACTGCACATACATTAACTTTATCTTGGCTCATAtgtcctctctctccctctgtctctttttttccagattgcACAAACAGCAGATGGCTTGGATGCTGACCTCTGGAAGGATGGCTTATTTAAAACCAAGGTCACACGATACCTGTGCTTTACAAGAtccttttcaaaagaaaatgtaagtCCGTTTGCTGAGTGTCTGCATGATTTGCATCTGTGCCTGGTATGCTCTTACCCATAAGATGATTCATTTTATGGAACCAATTATAATTCAAGCAGGCGTTTCACTGAGTTTGGGTGACTCAGGAGGCAAACTGCAATGGCCAGATATTTCCATTCTGTCCATGTTCTTCATGGGAAGAAGTCGCTAGCAAAATCTGcaataaaagcagcaggaaagggaATGCTTGCATTTCAGCAGCTGCCTCACATGAGCACATCGATGCAACAATGGACACTGCATGCTCATGATCCTGACAGATTTCTAACTAGTTGCCTAGAGAAGCAAATGCTGCAGGTGGTGTCAATGAAGGAAGTGTCACTTCTTGAATCCAGGGGCATCGTAGATCTTTTCTTGCAGGATTagcttttctgcctttgttgCTTTTAATGCTGATTCTTGAAAATTTGCACACGTTGTGTGCATGCTACCATATTGTAATACTCTAGCATGGTTATTAAGCATAAGTTAATTTCTGATTAGGGGCAGTTGTCTGCCCACATTGACCATGTGTGGAGCCTGGTGCCTTCTACTGTATTTCTGGTTCAGGCTAGTGTGGAAACTTCCTCTTTTCTGGAGGAACTATTTAATTCTACAATGAATGCACTCCATCTAGTGGGTAATCCTGCTTTTTGTCGTGTTTTGGATATTCACGGTAGCTCAGTTGTCAGGGTATGGAGATAACATTTTGTGCTACTTCTTTCACCAATGACAGGAACAGAAAAGCGACTGCGCCTTCAGAGGCTGATTGTGAGTCCTGACAGGAAAGCCAGGGGCTGCCAATTTCCAGCATTTGACCTTTATCCCATCGGCTTCCCTGACTGCCTCTAGATTAAAATAAAGCCCCAGAGCTATGGGAAATACTGTTTCCTGGGGTGGATGGATAATAATTGTGCTTTTCATCCTGGAGTAACTGCAGTAGCAGGAATAATAGCCCCAGAATGGATAGAGAGGGTATTAAGCAAGAAGATGTGTGATGATTTGAGTATTAAGTTTATCTGTGGCTACTTTAAATGTCAGGTTGTCAGAAATCATTACAGGGTAGTAGCAACTGCTGTTTACCAGAGACAGTGTAAATATCCTCAGTTGGTGCCTGTTGGCTGCTTGGTGTGaatctctgctcagcactgtgtGGAAACGCGCTCCTCACGGTGAGGAGATCAAGTGAGTTAAAGGGACTGTGGGGGAGCACTGGGTCCCAGCAGCTGGTGTGTGAGCCCTGCATCCTGCCTGGTTGTACCCAGCCCTGTGGCAGTGGCGTGTtggccctgcagggctgtgggcagagctgctgggcagctgcctgtgggCATGGCCATCCATGGCCAGACTGTGGCCTGGAGCCAGCGCTGCTGCAGTTCACCAGGGTGCCACAGACAGGTGGTGGGAACCCCCTCCCCTCTCAGACTGGGGGATGTCCCAAGGCTGGTCAGCCTCCTCTGACTGAGGGTCTCCCTCCCCAGGACACCCCTCTGCCCAGACAGACTGGGCTCCTGCTACTTGGGGCCACAGGCTTTGTGTGTGCGAGGGGGCCTTTTTTTGTGCGGCAGAGACCAGATGGGTTGATGCCAGTTTCAGCCCACCAGTCCCTGGGGGGGGACACAGAGCctctggctgctcagggctttttttgtttttaacaaaacacTGGGAACTATTTGTTCTCAAGAACATGTTGTAGTTGACAGAGTTAATGCACCTCAAATACCTGGTTGTAATAGAGATAGTCTAGTGTCTCTACCAGAATCATCACTCTCTACAGGTTACAATACTTGGCATACGATGCAGACATTGCTGGTGTTGGAGCATTGTGCTGAGGAGGCCTCAGATGGTGCACCTTTTGTGGAGGCTTTGTGCCCTTTTCTCCTGTGTATATGGCAGAGCATCAGTGCTAGCACCCAGTGTTCAGCAGCTAACAAACATAGCAGAAACATATCTTTATTTagataaataaaacatgaaagatGAATCAGAAACCACCACTTCATCTACCATTTGCTGTGCCAGGACCACATCAAGTGATGCATCCAGGCTTTGCAGCACCCAGCATTGCTTGCTCTGAGATGTCCTGGCTGCAGTGGAGACAGAGCTACCCAGTCTTGGCTGCTTTGTGTGAGCAAAGGGTGCGTGCCATGCTTGTGTGTGGTGGGACACCGCTGCAGGAGTGGTGGCAGTCCTGGTTAGGAGTTGACCATGAAAGACAGAACCCCCAAAAAATACTTGGACCTGATCTCCCCTTATTTCAGAGGctgcaaaattaaatatgttCTATGAAATAATCAGTAGTTTGATGTAATAATCAGAAAGTAGAGGCTTGCCTGAAATATTCTGCCAGATAAAAACTCCAGGAGGTACTTAGCAGCCAGTAACAGTAAAACACACTGACATGGTTTGATGGCTTAGGATGAAATTTTAATTGTTCTGTATTGCATTTCTGTTTATAAAGGCTGTGCAGTAACtaaagtgtgtgtgtttttcttccatACATGAATCCAGATTATTGGCAGCAATGCTGGCTTTAACgagaactgcaaagaaaatgtggTCTCTAAACAATTGTGGAGGCTGTCATTCTGAATTGTGTTTTGAGCTGTTCAAGCCTTGATTAATAGGATGAGGCATCAGTTCAGAATGCATATGGACTCCAAATGAAGTTCTTCATTCCAAATGGCCTGTTCTTCTGGAGTGTGCCTGCGTTTGGAGCTAGAACCATGTCTATTCAGTCCTAATTAGCTAATGCATGTAATAACTTTGGCTGTGTCTGTATGAACCACCTTCCCGTAATGCTTTCTGCTGTTACTGACAGAAATGTCATGTTGCTATTGTAGATACAGAGTGTGTGAGAACTGAGGTGAGTTGGTGGAGGTAATGCTTTTGAACGGTGATGGTTCCAAAGAGAAGAGTTTGGTTGTGCTTCTGAGGATCCACAAATATGGCTGGGGATGAGGTGCAAGAATCTGTAAATGCTGGAAGTTGTCTGATATTACCTAGTCAATCATCATGCAGTTCCTGCAGAGGGGACAGTTGCAGATGTTGGCTTGGTATCTCCTTACCGTTGTGAAAATTGGTGAGGTACAACGACTTGGTGTGCTGGGATTCAGCAGATGAGAAAAGCAGGAGTTTTAATTTGGTGATATTGTCAAAgtcagctgtttcttttctctctccaaaGAGTCATTTAGGAAACGTCTTGGTTGATATGAAGCTTATTGATATCAAGGACACTTTGCCTGTGGGCTTCATCCCCATCCAGGAGACCATTGATACACGTAAGTTGGCATcagttctgcagctctgtgcccagGAGCGGCTCCTGCAGCAGCGCTGGGCGACAGAGCGCTGGGTCCTGGGCAGGGGGACACAtgcactgctgctctctggggcTACATGTGCTGTCTGGGGGCAGCTCTGGACTGCAGTGACTTTACACCTCCCTCTGTGGACAAAGCAAGACCTGTGTCCTAGCAGGTGATGCTGAGGATGGTGGGGTGTGTTTACATTTGCTGAGAGAAGCCACAAGTGCAGTGTCCAAGAAAAATACCATCCTTGTTTCTGCAAGGCAGAaatggctttgctgctgcaacTTTTAAGGCAGCAGTTCCCAAACAGTGTATTCAGATCCCacggcagcagcagctggagccctGTCTGGTTGCAGCACTCTGATCTGCAGCAGGCATCAAGTGCTTTGGACCTGTGTGGAGGAGGCTGGGGATGAGCCCTGTGGGAGTCGAAtgtggaggggctgcaggacacTGTGCTGTTGCTGAGGGCACAGCTACTGCTTGGGCAGGGCTGGTACCAGTGCTTGTCAGTAATGAAATCCAGCCTGGTTACGAGTAGAAAGGAGCTACATGAGCCTGCTTTGCAGGGAATGATTCATCTGGGTCTGCAGCAGATGAGGATGGTTTCTCAGTCACTACAGGCCTGGTTCTGATTTGAGCCTGTGACCTAGAAGTGAAAGGCTCTGCAGCTTGATTCCCATGGAGAGCGTGCGGTGCACATGGTACATGTAGCACAGGGCAGAGTCATGGGCTTATCCCGCTTGCCTTTGGGAGTGTGGAACACCTAGTATGTGCTGCTGTAATTTTTGAGAAAGTCCCAGTGGAAAAGTGGAAATGGGGctttgcaattaatttaaaatgcatggGACTGTGGCCTGTACCATCTCCAAGCAGAGGCACAGTCTGTGTTAATGAAGTGATTGAATCCTTGCCTCCCTTAGCATGAATGAACACATTTTGATTGACTATTTATATGTTTACTTAACATTAACTCTGGTTAAATGTGTAATTGATGATTCTAGCTCCTAAACCAAGTTTGCTACAGACTCTAGCCAAGTGTGAAAGAGaccacaaacaaaagcaaatagtGGGCTTTGTACGTACTGTGAAACTCAAATAAGAGGCACTGATTTTGTTTAGAGTTTAATTTGTGGTTATATGTGTTTCTGTGCTCTTCTCTAAGTGGCAGCTGATTTGTagtatatatattaaatatagtAGTCCTTACTAGGTTCTGAGAAAGCTTCAACATGTGGAAGCTTTGAGCTCTGGCCTCCTAAAATCAGTTTTAGGCACTTCTTATATAAAAGCCCTAGTTTTctaaagcagaagacaaaacttCAGGGATGCAGCACTGCTTTTAATGTTAAATACCTGTAACTGCAAAGCTGcctccacagctgctgtgttGTGACACACCTCACACTGTCTGTACGTTTATTGGAGCTGGTGTGACAGCAAATTTCAGAGGCCAGGATGGATTGCTTTCTCCAAGGTGCAGATTAGGAAACAGGAGGAGCCAATAGAGACAGGGCTGCTTGCCATCTGTTGAAGTGAGAGCTGATTTTTAAGCTGGAGGATATTTATTCGTATTCAGCTGaagggtttttattttgcaggcACTTGTTTGTAGTTGTTGGTTGTTTCCAGATTTTCATTCAGTGTCTgcacttcattttcattttaccaATAGACTTCTGTCATGCCTTTCAAGTGCCTGCATTCACAAGTAGAAGCCTCACCTTGTTCACATGGAGGCTCTCACAGACTCTAGGGCAGTGGTTTCCAAGCACCACAAATCTGTATGTGTGCCAGCACCACCTGCTGTCACACAACTGACCCATGACTGGATGTGGACTGTATCTGCATGCTCCCAGGCACTGTGCATACACATGAATTCATTATCCAGATAAGCCTTAACTGTGATGGGCTTGAGTTTTTCTTGATGGATAACATGGAAACAAGTGAAATTGCTCTGCGacacacagcaggaaaaggcCGTGCAGCAGATTGATCTGCCCTTTGAACCCAGATCAGTGCAGCACCGCTGCCCTGTAGGAGGTCCTGGCAATCACTGCATTGTAAATCCGGTTTACTCCTACAGAGATTCCAGGGCAAACACATTGGGAGTATCATTTCGGTGTGTGCTGACTGAGTCAGGAGAGGCCACTAACACTTGGGATGTGAGAGATTTGGGCAGACAGCTTTTGCTGTTAGCCACTCTGTGTGACAGTCTGCTTTCTGCCCGCTCCTCCTCGTGGTGTGGTTGGCTCTTTGCAGGCACTTGGCAGAATAAACTGACCGGTCATGTCAGCAGCTTCCAGGTGTGTTTCTAGAGGTGGTGCCTGCGGGAGGAATATTTAGATCAGACTTTCCAGGCTGGCAAGGCTAACTTTAttttggaaagagaaagcaaatgtgaGAAATGTGTGGAAGGGGAAAAATCACTTGCCATTTCTGTTCTGTGGTGCAGTACTCTGTGTCATACATGATGTCTTATCTTCTCTGCAGAGGGTAGGAGGGAGTATTGGTTTGTCACAGTGCCTAATAACAAATCTCACACGATGTGCAGAGAGCTCCTGCTAGAACATTTCTCCAGTCACTGAATGGCACTGCACTGTCTGGTTTGCTGACATATATCTGTTATTTGGCTCCAGTTCCTCCTATAATTATCTGCCTAATATCTGGAGAGacaataaataacatttatacCCTAATCTTGCATAAAACCCACCCTGTGTCCTGGGTTGTTTTTGCAGAAGAAGTAGCTTTCAGAAAGAAGAGGCTGTGCATTAAATTCATCCCTCGAGATTCTACAGAGGCAGCGATCTGTGACATCCGAATTCTGGGTAGATCTAAACAAGCCCCTCCTCAGTACACCTTCATTGGGTGAGTACCCCCCACACCAGCAGCTGTTGTCATAAACTCAATTGTACCAAGGCTGAGCACCCTGTTTTTCTGTCATTACTAAATACTAGTTTGAAGCAACTGAAGCTTGATGTTAGGAAAGTCTACATAAGTACAAGAGTTACTGAGTTTGATGTAGGAATTAACtaaccctttttttcccagttagaCTGTTGTCACTAACTGAGGTGTTTATGAAATAAGTCAGTGCTTGATACTTGTGCACATGTGCAGCATTTGCTTGTGGCACTAATGTCTTCCGTGTTGATTACACAGGGAGTTGAACAGCATGGGCATCTGGTACCGCATGGGTAGAGTTCCACGCAACCATGAGGCTTCACAGCCTGAAACTCCTCCTTCTCAGGCACCGTCCTCAACACCAGCTCCTAATCTGCCCAGGtaaattttctgctttccagatcCTTCTGCTTGATGCTGTGTGGTGTATTGTTACTAGCCTTGGCAGGTGGAATCAAGAGCAGGGTGTCATGTCAGTGTGAATGGTTACGTGGCATGATCTGATGATGAAGGAACACATCATTCCTTCAAGTGTTTGCCTGCTGAAAGTTTCTTTGGCTGTCATTGTACAAAGGCATACAAGTGAAGAagttcagaagaaaaggaagggaaacagcaaactacattttctctttcaactGCAGGATATTGCAGTTTCCAACAAGTATGTGTGGGTCACCCATGGAGGGTGGGCCAGACTGCAGCCAGGCTAATTTCTTTCCCTGACcaaagagagggagaagcaTTCATACAGACTTGAATGCATAGAGAGACAAAGTTTGCTCATTCTCCAGAGCTAATCCACTCATGGTTTGAAGTACTGgccctgttttattttttcttggacATGACTACTGTGGTCCAGTCTTGGAGCTGACACTGAGCATGCAGAGCTGACTGCTCATCCTGCAATGACTGACAGGAGCAGCACTCCTGGGCAGAGGCTGGCACATTGTCTGCCCACACTGTTTTCCCTGTGTCACAGGCAGTATCCGTGTGCTCAGCTAATGTACACGTTTGTGTGTATACCTGCGTATAACAGCAGTCCTGTACTGACAGCTCACTTGCTGGATTTCTCTGGGCAAAACAGAGCGTTGTTAAGCAGCAAACCAACCCAGACAGAGGTTAAACTGAGCGCACTATTCTGGTGGCATTTGCTATGAAAGCACAGCATCCAGCTTGAGATGGGCTCCTCCTGACAGGGC is part of the Apus apus isolate bApuApu2 chromosome 19, bApuApu2.pri.cur, whole genome shotgun sequence genome and harbors:
- the MVB12B gene encoding multivesicular body subunit 12B isoform X2, which produces MPEVRDLSDALPDLPMDPITGVGVVASRNRAPTGYEVIAQTADGLDADLWKDGLFKTKVTRYLCFTRSFSKENSHLGNVLVDMKLIDIKDTLPVGFIPIQETIDTQEVAFRKKRLCIKFIPRDSTEAAICDIRILGRSKQAPPQYTFIGELNSMGIWYRMGRVPRNHEASQPETPPSQAPSSTPAPNLPRHISLTLPASFRGKSHSTRLDLEHQHSNLYAISAMDGVPFMISEKFACAPEGMQPVDLLGITIKTLAEIEKEYDYSFRTEQSAAARLPPSPTRCPPVPPS